A window from archaeon BMS3Bbin15 encodes these proteins:
- a CDS encoding cell division protein FtsZ, which translates to MKIMIIGLGQAGSKIADLFIKDDRKSHIPHTFESIVVNTAVSDLMGLQYIPREDRILLGETLLKGHGVGADNKKASRIAEDEIEIILNKISKLNVSDFDAFFVVAGLGGGTGSGSISVVARHLKEVYDEPVYAIGILPAENEGDIYTLNTARCLKSLLPSCDATILVDNGAFLHSGESVRQAYDRINMEIVKRLGIICRAGEIRGKNRVGEMIVDASEVINTLNAGGICSIGYASEAVKRESFLTKFVKRKEYEIGKASRVLSVTKRAIKGRLLLPCDYTTSQKALIIIAGPHEQLDRKGIEKARKWLETTISGTEVRGGDYPLPKSNYVGCVVLLAGIGNAPRVKRMLQRARDVQKKIAEEPVKEKDIDYLLGDIENL; encoded by the coding sequence ATGAAAATAATGATAATTGGACTCGGCCAGGCTGGAAGTAAAATTGCTGATTTATTCATTAAAGATGATAGGAAGAGCCATATCCCCCATACTTTCGAGAGTATCGTTGTAAATACTGCTGTTTCTGATTTAATGGGTCTCCAGTACATACCAAGGGAAGACAGAATACTCCTTGGTGAAACCCTTCTAAAGGGACACGGCGTTGGAGCTGACAATAAAAAGGCTTCAAGAATAGCCGAAGACGAAATTGAGATAATTCTCAACAAAATCTCAAAATTAAATGTAAGCGATTTCGATGCCTTTTTCGTTGTGGCAGGTCTTGGAGGAGGTACAGGCAGCGGCTCGATAAGTGTGGTTGCAAGGCACCTGAAAGAGGTTTATGACGAGCCAGTATATGCAATAGGCATATTACCTGCCGAAAATGAAGGAGATATTTACACTCTAAATACTGCAAGGTGTCTGAAATCATTGCTGCCAAGCTGTGATGCGACAATTCTGGTAGACAATGGTGCCTTTCTTCACTCCGGTGAAAGTGTGAGGCAGGCCTATGACAGAATCAATATGGAAATTGTTAAAAGACTGGGGATTATCTGCAGAGCAGGAGAGATTAGAGGCAAGAACCGTGTGGGTGAGATGATTGTTGATGCCAGTGAAGTCATAAATACACTTAATGCCGGTGGGATATGCAGTATAGGCTATGCCTCAGAAGCTGTTAAGAGGGAAAGCTTTCTCACAAAATTTGTCAAGAGAAAGGAGTATGAGATAGGTAAAGCTTCACGTGTTCTATCAGTTACCAAGAGGGCTATTAAAGGCAGACTTCTACTCCCCTGTGACTACACAACCTCTCAGAAGGCTCTTATTATAATTGCAGGGCCTCATGAACAGCTTGACAGGAAGGGTATTGAGAAGGCAAGAAAATGGCTTGAAACTACTATCTCCGGTACTGAGGTAAGAGGAGGAGATTATCCTCTGCCAAAAAGCAACTATGTCGGCTGTGTTGTGCTTCTAGCTGGAATAGGTAATGCCCCGAGAGTTAAAAGGATGCTACAGAGAGCAAGAGATGTGCAGAAGAAGATAGCTGAAGAGCCTGTTAAAGAGAAGGATATCGACTATCTTCTTGGTGATATTGAAAACCTCTAA
- the dsbH gene encoding disulfide bond reductase DsbH precursor, with the protein MKPRTLLTVAAFVVVIFFIFLSGRSMPIVSNNNHTFVGDLTWYNSYKEGMSIASQENKPVLVYFWATWCEWCAKLNREVYPDPQVNSILKKKFVLVAINVDDDKEGIKEKYGVQYPPAEIFVDPEGKVLTKVMGYTPKENFIPVIEEALRKFDKSKKN; encoded by the coding sequence ATGAAGCCGAGAACTCTCCTCACAGTTGCCGCTTTTGTAGTGGTGATATTTTTTATTTTTCTTTCAGGTAGGTCAATGCCAATTGTGAGCAATAATAATCATACATTTGTGGGTGATTTAACATGGTACAACTCCTATAAAGAAGGTATGAGCATAGCTTCCCAGGAAAACAAGCCAGTTCTTGTTTACTTCTGGGCTACTTGGTGCGAGTGGTGTGCAAAATTAAACCGTGAGGTCTATCCTGACCCGCAGGTCAACTCTATTCTAAAGAAGAAGTTTGTGCTTGTTGCCATTAATGTAGATGACGATAAGGAGGGGATAAAGGAAAAATATGGTGTGCAATATCCACCTGCTGAGATTTTTGTTGACCCCGAGGGTAAAGTGCTGACAAAGGTTATGGGATACACACCCAAGGAGAATTTTATTCCAGTCATTGAGGAGGCTCTCAGAAAATTTGACAAATCGAAGAAGAATTGA
- the creC gene encoding sensor protein CreC: MKHTLLTKIFILFLLISILPILVFGARITLVAHGFMSEMALKYYIPQQYINQLFYSLARESVIYIVYIIIIVVIISIFFAGSIVTPIYSLNKAVKRIKDGEYGYKVPINTNDELQELGESLNEMSEKLKDTIEELKNENIKRKVYVDILVHDLSNLVTLIGGFSDILLEEETDKDKKRGLGIIRRNCDRIQEIIQTTSRLSKLEEEKKLNFVKINLKDVIEKVVDDFSNKLKEKNMIVEVRGENIEIEANNIIDTVFSNLISNAIKYSPANTVITVHIKTMSDKVRIYVIDKGEGVPDIYKVVIFERFLRGKKTGVKGTGLGLAIVKTIVDMHYGKVWVEDAEGGGAAFVVELPIVQKE, from the coding sequence ATGAAGCACACTCTCCTGACGAAGATTTTCATACTCTTTCTTCTTATCTCAATACTACCTATTCTCGTATTTGGCGCTAGAATTACCCTTGTGGCGCATGGTTTTATGTCAGAAATGGCACTGAAATATTATATACCTCAGCAATATATAAATCAGCTTTTCTATTCTCTGGCCAGGGAATCGGTAATCTATATTGTATATATTATAATAATTGTTGTAATAATTTCAATTTTCTTCGCAGGGAGCATAGTGACTCCTATTTACTCTCTCAACAAGGCAGTCAAGAGAATTAAGGATGGTGAATATGGCTATAAAGTTCCAATAAATACAAATGATGAGCTTCAGGAGCTGGGTGAGTCTCTGAATGAGATGTCTGAAAAGCTTAAAGATACAATTGAAGAATTGAAAAATGAAAATATAAAAAGAAAAGTTTATGTTGATATTCTTGTGCATGACCTTTCAAATCTTGTTACTCTTATCGGGGGCTTCTCTGATATTCTTCTTGAGGAAGAAACAGATAAAGACAAAAAGAGGGGGCTTGGGATTATAAGAAGAAACTGTGATAGAATTCAGGAAATTATACAGACAACTTCAAGACTTTCAAAGCTGGAGGAGGAAAAGAAGCTCAATTTTGTTAAGATTAACCTGAAAGATGTTATAGAAAAAGTTGTTGATGATTTCTCAAATAAACTCAAGGAAAAAAATATGATTGTTGAGGTCAGGGGAGAGAACATCGAGATAGAGGCTAACAATATAATAGATACAGTTTTTTCAAATTTAATATCAAATGCCATAAAGTACAGTCCTGCAAATACTGTAATAACTGTTCATATTAAAACAATGTCTGACAAAGTCAGGATATATGTAATCGATAAAGGAGAGGGTGTGCCGGATATATATAAGGTGGTCATTTTTGAGAGATTTTTAAGAGGTAAGAAAACAGGGGTTAAGGGTACAGGTCTTGGCCTGGCTATTGTAAAGACTATTGTTGATATGCACTATGGTAAAGTATGGGTTGAAGATGCAGAAGGTGGAGGAGCTGCCTTTGTTGTGGAGCTTCCAATTGTACAGAAAGAATAA
- a CDS encoding phenylacetate-coenzyme A ligase, whose product MFEPEIETMPIRELRKLQEKRLREIVKYCYDNIPFYRKKFNEIDLKPEDIKNLEDLSKVPFTLKDDLRNHYPYGILAKPLKEIVRFHSSSGTTGIPTVVAYTKKDIETWSRIIARGLATTGATDEDIIQVAYGYGLFTGGLGLHYGSEALGAATLPAGGGITPTKRQIQILKDMKSTVICCTPSYALYLAEEAKKAGLDPAKDFKLRIGVFGAEPWSDNLRDKVEKALNLRAHDIYGLSEIWGPGVGIECEYRNGLHIWADHFIVEVINPETGEVLPPGEKGELVFTTLTRDAMPLLRYRSKDISIITEEPCECGRTHPRMLRVMGRSDDMLIIRGVNVFPSQIEQVLMQISGIGEHYQIIIDRDILDTLKVKVEVTPDVLSDKLSDLVELQHRVEQELKLYSI is encoded by the coding sequence ATGTTTGAACCAGAGATAGAGACTATGCCAATCAGGGAACTCAGAAAGCTTCAGGAGAAACGCCTTAGGGAAATTGTGAAGTACTGTTATGATAATATTCCGTTTTACAGAAAGAAGTTCAATGAGATAGATTTAAAGCCAGAGGATATTAAAAATCTTGAGGACCTTTCAAAGGTTCCCTTCACGCTTAAAGATGACCTGAGGAATCATTATCCCTATGGCATCCTGGCAAAGCCATTAAAGGAAATTGTTAGATTCCATTCTTCTTCAGGCACAACAGGCATCCCAACAGTTGTTGCCTACACAAAAAAGGATATAGAAACCTGGTCAAGAATTATTGCCAGGGGTTTAGCTACAACAGGAGCAACCGATGAAGATATAATTCAGGTAGCCTATGGTTATGGTTTATTCACAGGTGGTCTTGGTTTACATTATGGCAGCGAGGCTCTTGGAGCAGCAACCCTTCCTGCTGGAGGGGGAATTACTCCAACAAAGAGGCAGATTCAGATTTTGAAGGATATGAAGAGCACTGTAATCTGCTGCACACCAAGCTATGCACTCTATCTGGCAGAGGAGGCAAAAAAAGCTGGTTTAGACCCTGCAAAAGATTTCAAACTTCGGATTGGGGTATTTGGTGCTGAGCCATGGAGTGATAATCTGAGGGACAAGGTTGAGAAAGCTCTTAACCTGAGGGCTCATGACATCTATGGCTTAAGTGAAATCTGGGGGCCTGGTGTGGGAATAGAGTGTGAGTACCGCAATGGTTTACATATATGGGCTGACCACTTTATAGTTGAGGTAATAAACCCTGAAACCGGTGAAGTTCTGCCTCCCGGGGAAAAAGGAGAGCTTGTTTTTACAACTCTCACAAGAGATGCCATGCCACTCCTCAGATATAGAAGTAAGGACATATCGATTATAACTGAAGAGCCCTGCGAATGTGGAAGAACGCATCCAAGAATGCTCAGAGTTATGGGGAGAAGTGATGATATGTTAATAATTCGCGGAGTTAATGTCTTTCCATCGCAGATAGAGCAGGTTCTCATGCAAATCTCTGGAATAGGGGAGCATTATCAGATAATTATTGATAGGGATATTCTCGATACTCTGAAAGTTAAAGTAGAGGTAACGCCTGATGTCCTCTCTGATAAGCTCTCAGACCTCGTTGAGCTCCAGCACAGGGTTGAACAGGAATTAAAACTGTACTCAATATAG
- a CDS encoding cell division protein FtsZ, whose product MLSLVGIGGAGCRIVDAFYKKEPFSSILSKFSHTKEDITGVAIDTSSDSLTSLRNIPMENRVLIGKSRAKGHGTGASVELGRKIVNEELELAMNTIRKVNRDKPDFFFVIAGIGGGTGTGGAGIIADRLKKYYNTPVFGVIILPSLGEGTHYMKNAYSGFINLSKNFDGVLVQDNNVLTNRGEDITTSRKIITTSTVRFFNTAEAHEISQAVKGKVAGFGYMRVKNESMSAKDAIQKLIRDKMYINLDNAKPEEFYLILRGNLNSFYGENFAREWIKNKYDAGLNIRMKDASGSKNLDIATMVTGIENIFNVEEETNIEKEKSIPPDLEDLLSDIQSL is encoded by the coding sequence ATGCTCTCTTTAGTTGGTATAGGCGGTGCAGGCTGCAGAATAGTTGATGCTTTCTATAAAAAGGAGCCCTTTTCAAGTATTCTATCAAAATTTTCCCATACGAAAGAGGATATTACAGGTGTTGCCATAGATACTTCCTCTGATAGCCTCACAAGTCTCAGGAATATACCTATGGAAAACCGTGTGCTCATCGGCAAGAGCAGAGCAAAAGGGCATGGTACAGGAGCCAGTGTGGAGCTTGGCAGGAAGATTGTAAATGAAGAGCTTGAGCTGGCCATGAACACCATAAGAAAGGTAAACAGAGATAAGCCAGACTTCTTCTTTGTTATTGCTGGTATCGGAGGTGGCACAGGTACAGGAGGCGCAGGTATAATAGCAGACAGATTAAAGAAGTACTATAATACCCCTGTCTTCGGAGTCATTATACTCCCCTCATTAGGGGAAGGGACCCACTATATGAAAAATGCCTACTCCGGCTTCATCAATCTAAGTAAAAACTTTGATGGAGTACTTGTACAGGACAACAATGTACTTACAAATAGGGGTGAGGATATTACAACAAGCAGAAAAATCATAACCACCTCTACAGTCAGATTTTTCAATACAGCCGAGGCTCACGAAATCAGTCAGGCTGTAAAAGGAAAAGTTGCAGGTTTCGGGTATATGCGTGTGAAAAATGAAAGCATGTCAGCAAAAGATGCCATACAGAAACTCATAAGAGATAAAATGTATATTAATCTGGACAATGCAAAGCCTGAAGAGTTTTATCTTATATTGAGAGGTAATCTAAACAGCTTCTATGGAGAAAACTTCGCCAGAGAATGGATAAAGAATAAATATGATGCTGGACTCAATATCAGAATGAAGGACGCATCTGGCTCAAAGAATCTGGACATTGCTACAATGGTGACAGGTATTGAAAACATATTTAATGTTGAAGAGGAGACAAATATTGAAAAGGAAAAAAGTATACCTCCTGACCTGGAGGATTTACTTAGCGATATACAGTCTCTGTAG
- the asrC gene encoding anaerobic sulfite reductase subunit C produces MSEDTFEFELPKVGIIRGVKPRDIEVIGDKIVNIRVRAKPYSNTYTVEQLETAADVAEKFGSGKIHISPRHNLEIPEVKNSMLTEALKQLFASGLQAGGTGTSVRNIFTCSDYCSNKVRSVRELGGVVSELFGDLPLPNKFAISFAACPSGCSRPYNVDIGIVGLAELEVDGDRCIDDCKKCIEACPVEGAITLEDGLNIGSEKCVKCARCAGACSAGAIKVANTAFKVLVGGKEGRSVIFGKEYSGFAGDYEVIEIIDKAIKQYKKLAEKRDRKKYERIGEIIQRLGSLEAFMNS; encoded by the coding sequence ATGAGCGAGGATACTTTTGAATTTGAACTGCCCAAAGTTGGTATAATTAGGGGAGTAAAACCCAGAGATATTGAGGTTATCGGGGATAAGATTGTAAATATCAGGGTTAGAGCAAAGCCATATTCCAACACCTATACAGTGGAGCAGCTTGAGACAGCTGCTGATGTGGCTGAGAAATTTGGTTCAGGCAAGATTCATATCAGCCCCAGGCATAATCTGGAGATTCCTGAAGTTAAGAACAGCATGCTTACGGAAGCCCTTAAGCAACTTTTTGCTTCTGGTTTGCAGGCAGGAGGTACGGGGACTTCAGTTAGAAATATATTCACATGCTCGGACTACTGTTCCAATAAAGTTAGAAGCGTGCGTGAGCTTGGCGGTGTGGTGAGTGAACTCTTCGGTGACCTTCCTCTCCCCAATAAGTTTGCTATTTCCTTTGCAGCCTGTCCAAGTGGTTGCTCAAGACCATACAATGTTGATATTGGAATAGTTGGTCTGGCAGAGCTTGAGGTTGATGGAGATAGGTGCATAGATGACTGCAAAAAGTGCATTGAAGCCTGCCCTGTTGAGGGAGCAATTACACTTGAAGATGGCCTTAATATAGGCAGTGAAAAGTGTGTAAAATGTGCAAGATGTGCGGGTGCATGTTCTGCTGGTGCAATTAAAGTTGCTAACACAGCTTTTAAGGTTCTGGTGGGTGGAAAGGAAGGCAGAAGTGTAATCTTCGGTAAGGAATATTCAGGATTTGCTGGTGACTATGAGGTTATAGAGATAATAGATAAGGCTATAAAGCAGTATAAAAAGCTGGCAGAAAAAAGAGATAGAAAGAAGTATGAGAGAATTGGAGAAATTATTCAGCGTCTTGGAAGCCTTGAGGCTTTTATGAATAGCTAA
- a CDS encoding 2',5' RNA ligase family — translation MRCFIAVNANSDKLVSLTEELKNIDRGVKPVSHGNLHITLKFLGEIPEEQIKNIKTAMEESVKSLKSFTYSIKGTGTLPSKSYIRVIYADVTDGKEKLIEIHSRLENELVKLGFEKDKRIFTPHITLARVKSSGARKHILNFIEKHGKEELGRIKVTKISLMKSTLKPSGPVYQPIEEIELENL, via the coding sequence ATGAGATGTTTTATTGCTGTCAATGCAAATTCTGATAAGCTTGTATCCTTAACTGAAGAGCTTAAAAATATTGATAGAGGAGTAAAGCCGGTATCCCATGGAAATCTCCATATTACTCTTAAATTTCTCGGAGAAATTCCTGAAGAACAGATAAAAAATATTAAAACTGCCATGGAAGAATCTGTCAAAAGTTTAAAATCTTTTACATATTCTATAAAAGGTACAGGCACTCTCCCCAGTAAAAGTTATATCAGAGTGATTTATGCAGATGTTACAGATGGAAAAGAAAAGCTGATTGAAATTCATAGCAGACTTGAAAACGAACTTGTAAAGCTTGGCTTTGAAAAAGATAAAAGAATATTCACACCCCATATAACCCTGGCAAGAGTAAAGTCCTCCGGCGCCAGAAAACATATTTTGAATTTTATTGAAAAACATGGTAAAGAAGAGCTTGGTAGAATAAAAGTAACAAAAATATCATTGATGAAAAGCACTTTAAAGCCTTCGGGGCCAGTTTACCAACCTATTGAAGAAATAGAACTGGAAAATTTGTAA
- a CDS encoding ACT domain protein: MALEQLSVFVENKPGRLAKITEVLQKAVINIRALSIAELGEFGVIRLIVDRPDEAKFVLIDSGFYL; encoded by the coding sequence ATGGCTTTGGAGCAGTTGAGTGTTTTTGTTGAGAATAAACCTGGAAGGCTTGCTAAGATTACAGAGGTTCTGCAAAAGGCAGTAATAAATATAAGAGCACTGAGTATTGCAGAACTGGGTGAGTTTGGCGTTATAAGGCTTATTGTTGATAGGCCAGATGAGGCTAAATTTGTGCTTATAGACTCGGGCTTTTATCTGTGA
- a CDS encoding ACT domain protein, translating into MSVYSVLAVEMNNEPGGLARIAEILGERKINIEYAYTSLRKGKAILIARVSDIELAERELSGAGIRTLNSENIPVE; encoded by the coding sequence GTGAGTGTTTACTCTGTTCTTGCTGTGGAGATGAATAACGAGCCCGGTGGCCTTGCGAGAATAGCTGAAATACTTGGTGAGAGGAAGATAAATATAGAGTATGCCTATACGTCTCTCAGGAAAGGCAAGGCAATCCTGATTGCAAGAGTAAGTGACATTGAACTGGCTGAGAGAGAGCTGAGCGGAGCAGGTATCAGAACACTTAATTCTGAGAATATACCGGTTGAATAA
- the dsvB_2 gene encoding sulfite reductase, dissimilatory-type subunit beta, whose amino-acid sequence MKGILKGLGKGKVVLRVWSREPYSAEFTSEQLRALAGVAGEYGSRVIRTTPRQAVEIPDIEESFAEEAAKKLEVAGFETGASGEFTRHAFACSRWCLYNSTPVADMAKEMNEKYGNVKMPAKLTISFSACSFSCARSKTSDIGLIGKTKIKIEVEKCIKCGLCVKEPLGCQTDALTVSKEKPVEWDGKKCVSCGFCSNICPVQSITAGEKGFDIHLGGGSGMFPKEAKLFKEFIGVDDVLMEVEKIVEKYIASAGKGERLFSVIERLGLEVFD is encoded by the coding sequence ATGAAAGGTATACTTAAAGGACTCGGAAAAGGAAAGGTTGTTTTAAGAGTGTGGTCAAGAGAACCCTACAGTGCTGAATTTACTTCTGAACAGCTCAGGGCACTTGCAGGAGTTGCAGGAGAGTATGGTTCAAGGGTTATTCGTACAACTCCAAGGCAGGCAGTGGAGATTCCTGACATAGAGGAGAGTTTTGCAGAGGAGGCAGCGAAGAAGCTGGAGGTGGCGGGATTTGAGACTGGAGCATCTGGAGAGTTTACAAGGCATGCCTTTGCATGTTCAAGGTGGTGTCTATACAATTCAACTCCTGTAGCTGATATGGCTAAGGAAATGAATGAAAAGTATGGAAATGTTAAAATGCCTGCCAAATTGACAATATCATTCTCTGCCTGCAGCTTTTCATGTGCAAGGTCAAAAACTTCAGATATCGGTCTTATAGGAAAAACAAAGATAAAAATTGAGGTTGAAAAGTGTATTAAGTGTGGTCTATGTGTTAAGGAACCTCTCGGCTGCCAGACTGATGCTCTTACAGTTTCAAAGGAGAAACCTGTTGAATGGGACGGCAAAAAGTGTGTGAGCTGTGGTTTCTGCTCTAATATATGTCCTGTGCAGTCAATAACTGCAGGTGAGAAGGGTTTTGATATTCATCTGGGTGGTGGAAGTGGCATGTTTCCAAAAGAAGCTAAACTATTTAAAGAGTTTATTGGTGTGGATGATGTTTTGATGGAGGTTGAGAAAATAGTTGAGAAATACATAGCCTCGGCAGGGAAAGGCGAGAGACTCTTCTCTGTCATTGAACGTCTTGGACTGGAGGTGTTTGATTAA
- a CDS encoding cell division protein FtsZ: MRPLIIGIGGAGCRIASLFFRKGVSKVEYAGILLDTDRAHLEYHEHRHRLVIGESIVDGNGTGKNLKLGRKIMAGEAIRIIEHIDLVRDNIDCLLVISSLGGGTGGAVDVLIHEMKKNYMEPVYYVGILPGEDDISRTFVNFSKSFKPIVAESDAVIPVDNDTLRDGMKLRGQFNYINGTVFWYLNNIFEVGEYRAPEELGSNVLTASDIINTLKGISTIGIGKRKIDIEDENLDKPEMVVSLTEKSVRNTLTPVDFRSSNSALVVVSGPKRYLDFLGSIPSRLWVEKNIAGVEVRGGDLPGNKDSLEVTVLLSGIRKSEKLKYLYKLGESLESGKLDASGKVYEKMKVLLAKIDELKTISSDIVEDIGSE, translated from the coding sequence ATGAGGCCTCTCATAATAGGCATAGGCGGGGCTGGCTGTAGAATAGCCAGTCTCTTTTTCAGGAAGGGAGTCTCCAAGGTTGAGTATGCTGGTATTCTTCTGGATACTGACAGGGCTCACCTTGAATATCATGAGCACAGGCACAGACTGGTTATAGGCGAGTCTATAGTTGACGGAAATGGCACAGGGAAGAACCTGAAGCTTGGCAGGAAGATAATGGCTGGTGAAGCCATAAGGATTATTGAACATATTGACCTTGTTAGAGATAATATAGACTGCCTCCTCGTTATATCCTCTCTTGGAGGAGGAACCGGTGGTGCTGTTGACGTACTCATTCATGAAATGAAAAAGAACTATATGGAACCTGTTTATTATGTGGGTATATTACCTGGTGAAGACGATATCTCAAGAACCTTTGTCAACTTTTCAAAGAGCTTCAAGCCTATAGTGGCCGAGAGCGATGCAGTTATACCTGTTGATAACGATACACTCAGAGACGGTATGAAGTTGAGAGGACAGTTTAATTATATAAACGGAACTGTTTTCTGGTATCTCAACAATATCTTCGAAGTAGGTGAGTATAGAGCACCCGAAGAGCTTGGCAGCAATGTTCTCACAGCCAGCGATATAATAAATACATTGAAAGGAATCTCAACCATCGGTATTGGTAAAAGAAAAATAGATATTGAAGATGAAAATCTTGATAAACCTGAGATGGTGGTATCGCTGACTGAAAAGTCTGTAAGAAATACCCTCACCCCTGTAGACTTCAGGAGTTCTAACAGTGCTCTTGTGGTTGTCTCCGGACCAAAGCGCTATCTTGACTTTCTTGGAAGTATACCATCAAGACTCTGGGTAGAGAAGAATATAGCTGGAGTTGAAGTTAGAGGCGGGGACCTGCCCGGAAACAAAGATAGCCTTGAAGTTACTGTCCTTCTTTCAGGCATCAGGAAGAGTGAGAAGCTGAAGTACCTATATAAACTTGGAGAAAGCCTTGAATCCGGCAAGCTTGACGCCTCTGGAAAAGTATATGAGAAAATGAAAGTACTTCTGGCGAAGATTGACGAGTTGAAGACTATATCCTCAGATATAGTGGAAGATATAGGAAGCGAATAA
- the leuA_1 gene encoding 2-isopropylmalate synthase, whose product MLEDIKKGMSLPNHVRIFDTTLRDGEQTPGVSLTVEEKVTIAHQLDKLGVDVIEAGFPISSQGEKKSVSKVVSEGLHAEICGLARVLPQDVDAAIECSVDIVHIFVSTSDIQREHTIKKSREEVIELTVSAVERIKEHGAKCLFSAMDATRTDLEYLRKVFKSAEEAGADIINIPDTVGVAIPPVMRYITGEIFRDVAIPIDVHCHNDFGLAVANSLAAVEAGAREIQVAVNGIGERAGNASLEQSVMALKAIYNVNTNIKTEYLYETSKLVERLTGVKMSPNTPVVGENAFSHESGIHTHGVLENTETFEPGVMTPEMVGHKRRIVSGKHAGVHGIQAQLEQLGVKASKEQIYSITRRVKELGDKGKRITDADLLAIAETAIGEVGGDEKVLVLEEFAVMTGSKVIPTASVKLKFKDRELVGAETGVGPVDAALKAVRKVLSEVEDIRLTEYHLETITGGGDALAEVLVKLEDSDGNIASGKAAREDIVIASVEAMISGINRIFLMRIEGK is encoded by the coding sequence GTGCTTGAAGATATTAAGAAGGGAATGAGCCTGCCCAACCATGTCAGGATTTTTGATACGACCCTTCGGGATGGAGAGCAGACTCCTGGTGTTTCTCTGACTGTTGAGGAGAAAGTAACCATTGCTCATCAGCTGGACAAGCTGGGAGTCGATGTTATCGAGGCTGGCTTTCCTATCTCTTCACAGGGCGAGAAGAAGTCTGTAAGTAAGGTTGTATCTGAAGGACTTCATGCAGAAATCTGTGGCCTTGCAAGAGTTCTTCCCCAGGATGTAGATGCTGCTATAGAATGTAGTGTTGATATTGTTCATATTTTTGTATCCACCAGTGATATACAGAGAGAACATACAATAAAGAAGAGCAGAGAGGAGGTAATAGAGCTTACAGTCTCTGCAGTTGAGAGGATCAAGGAACACGGCGCAAAGTGCCTGTTCTCTGCTATGGATGCAACGAGAACTGACCTCGAATATCTACGGAAAGTTTTCAAGAGTGCCGAGGAAGCAGGCGCGGATATTATAAATATACCGGATACGGTTGGAGTGGCAATCCCTCCTGTTATGCGATATATAACTGGTGAAATCTTCAGAGATGTTGCAATACCCATTGATGTGCACTGCCACAACGACTTCGGACTTGCTGTGGCAAACTCTCTTGCAGCGGTTGAAGCTGGAGCAAGAGAAATTCAGGTAGCGGTCAACGGTATTGGCGAGAGAGCTGGAAATGCAAGTCTTGAACAGAGTGTAATGGCACTTAAGGCTATTTACAATGTGAATACAAATATAAAAACTGAATATCTGTATGAAACATCAAAGCTGGTTGAAAGGCTCACAGGAGTGAAAATGTCACCAAATACGCCCGTGGTCGGTGAAAATGCCTTTTCCCATGAATCAGGCATACATACCCACGGAGTGCTGGAGAATACTGAAACCTTTGAGCCTGGAGTAATGACACCCGAGATGGTGGGTCACAAGCGAAGGATAGTATCAGGTAAACATGCAGGGGTACATGGAATTCAGGCTCAGCTTGAACAGCTTGGAGTAAAGGCGAGCAAAGAGCAGATTTACAGCATTACCAGAAGAGTTAAAGAGCTGGGTGATAAGGGTAAAAGGATTACAGATGCTGACCTTCTGGCTATAGCTGAAACAGCAATTGGAGAGGTCGGAGGCGATGAAAAAGTTCTTGTCCTCGAAGAGTTTGCAGTGATGACAGGAAGCAAAGTAATACCCACTGCCAGTGTAAAACTCAAATTTAAAGACAGAGAGCTCGTGGGAGCAGAAACCGGTGTAGGGCCTGTGGATGCTGCCCTCAAAGCTGTGAGAAAGGTGCTCTCAGAAGTCGAAGATATAAGACTTACCGAGTATCATCTTGAGACAATCACAGGAGGCGGTGATGCCCTTGCCGAGGTTCTGGTTAAGCTGGAGGATAGTGATGGAAATATAGCCAGCGGAAAAGCAGCAAGAGAGGATATTGTGATAGCAAGTGTTGAAGCAATGATTTCAGGAATCAACAGAATTTTCCTTATGAGAATAGAGGGGAAATAA